The genomic region GTAGTTCACTCACTCAGGCGCTGTTTTCCAAGTCAGAACGCTTATACATATTCTTGCTGCCGAGCCCGGCCCCTTCACAGCACTTTTTCGATCGGGCGAACCGAAGGTATCGTCATGGTCAGCCCGGATATATCGGGTGTGGCAATCCGCAATAAGGGGGAAGACTAAAAATTGGCATAAGAGCTCAATCCGGCAAGGAGCAGCCGTGAATAGTAACGATACTTCATCCCAAGCTCTGGTATGCATCAACGCTGGTCCGGTGATTCTTGAGGGGAACCTGACCATCCCTGTTGGCGCTGAAGGCGTGGTACTCTTCGCCCACGGCAGTGGCAGCAGCCGCCACAGTCCCCGCAACCGTTATGTGGCGGAAGTGCTCAACCAGGCGCGGCTGGCTACCCTGCTCATCGATCTGCTCACTGCGGATGAAGAGCAATACGATATGCGCACCGCTGAGTTGCGGTTTGACATCCCGTTGCTGGCAGGCCGGCTGACTTTCGCCACCGACTGGTTGCTGGAAAACGAATCGACCAGTTCCATGAAGATCGGCTATTTCGGAGCCAGCACCGGTGCCGCGGCGGCACTGGTTGCGTCAACCGAGCGGTCTGAAGCTGTGCACGCCATAGTCTCGCGGGGCGGGCGCCCTGACATGGCCGGTAAGGCGCTGCCTCTGGTGCAGGCGCCGACTCTGCTGATCGTGGGCGGTGACGACACCCAGGTGATCACGCTAAACGAGACGGCCTACGAGCGGCTGCAGTCGGAAAAGGAGATGAGCATCGTTCCCGGCGCAACCCACCTGTTCTCCGAGCCGGGCACTCTGGAAGAGGTTTCACGGCTGGCAGCTGAATGGTTCACGCGATATCTACTTCATATAACCTAAACTCGAGCAGTTTAGGTCCAGAAAATGTCTACTTAATGAAAAGGCTCCCAATATGGGAGCCTTTTTAAAGAAATGAATATGAGTATTATTTACCCTTCTTATGCTCCTGCGTTTGAGTTTCAGCAGATTTTGGCTCGTCAATTTTAATTACCGCATTTTTCTCTGCGAATTTGATGAGCGCCTCATCCATCGAAATCAGCTGATTCAATTTTACTCCCTCCCAGGATTACGGTACTAGTCAGCTTTTTCTGTTGCCATTTCAAGCATCTGTTCTACGTCACTATACGTTCTTGAATGGCTAGTATACGTCAATCTCTCAATTAGGTACAACGAGAGAAGGTCAGCCAAAGCATATCCCATGGAAATATCAGTATTTTTGTTGAAGTAATTCTTTTTATGGTTCGCAATGCACAAGAAACCAAATATTGCTCTTGCCCCTTCTCGGTTATTTAAGCCCCATAGATTTCTATACTCCCAACTCAATTCATTGTTACGTAAAGTCATAGGAATGATGAGTGTAGACTTGTAGCAAGTTTCAGCGGGCTGTTTATGCATTTTTTCATCAGATCCCTCCATTTCTTTCCAACAATTAACCCACTTCTTGTCTTGTCTACCCGTTATATTGAAAAAGAAGTCTTTGAGAAAAAATGACCGATATTGTGATGCCCGTTCGTGATTGAGCCTTGCGTTCCTATATCCACCCTCCTTTCGAACTTCTTTTGGAATATTATTGCATAGATAATATGAGCCCAACTCATTGGCTTCACTAATACCCACATTGCTTTCTATTGGATGTCTGCTAACCGTAGAGCTTATCCCTTCAAAATCACGGAAAATTTCGATTATCTCATCATTAAAGCTTACTTTTATACACATGCATGGCCTGAATTTGGAATAACCTGCGAAATATTCATGAATGAATTCAAAATTCCGTTTGGCTGCACCCCATAAATCCCAGTTAATAAAATCAGTCAGTTTTTCAAAATCTTCCTGCAACTTGGCAATATCGATTTGCGAATGTTCTTGGTTTCTGAGTTGGTCTTTTATTACTCTATGTTTTTCCCCTGCAACAAATGAATATTGAGCCAAAGCTCCTTGATTAAAACACACTGTTTTTCTAACAAGTTCAAGGCGTTCTATTAACTTCCTCTTTTTCTTGCTTGGAATAAAGGGCAGCAGGTTTATGACCGGCCCAATGGTAAATTTGAAGATTGTGGAGCCGAGTTCCATCGTCTCCTCCTTTCAAGAAATAATCACAACAATAAGGGAAAAAGAATTTGAGAAATTTAACTATTAAAGATATATAAAGTCAATACCTAAAAAAAACAGGTAGTAAATAAGATATTAACGCTTTATTAAACCTAAATCAGCCAAGACCTAGAGGATGACTGAAGTGAAAGTGTAGGTTCCCACCGTAAGTTTTCGCGACCGGGCTCGTCATATGAACATCAGAAAAGGAATCGGCGGCACCAAGGCACCGGTTCCAATCCCCAGGGAGGCTGGTTTCGATCAAGGCATCTTTCCGGACAAGCGTTATTTTGAGGGCCAGCATCATGATGGCGGCGGTTTTCGTAATCCTGGCACTGTCGGCCGGAAGCGCCCTGGCAGCACCGGGAGATTACTATTACCCAGGCAACGGACCGTAGATGGACGTTGACACTTGGCGGCGCGGTGACTTACAGCTCGGGCTCATCCCGCGGCTCCGCATAGGCCATCTCGGCTTCCAGCTCCACGCCGGCTTCCTGCAGCGGCGGGCGCTTCCGGGCCCGGTGCAGGTCGATGACCGGCAGGAAGAAGGTGGCGACGAGCGCGGCTACCACTACGAAGACGCCTAGCATATATACATTGGCGATGGATACGGCGAGCGCTTCCTTGAGCGTCTGGATGAAAACCAGATAATACTGCTGCAACTGAGTCTGCTGTGCCGCCGGCACCTGTCCGATAAGCCCAGCCATCCGCTGCTGGCCGCTCACAGACAGGAAGCCCTGCAGGGTGTTGATGTCGATTCCGGAGATCGCGGCAGCGGGGTTCATCCTGTTGATCGTCTGCACGAACGGGTCCGAGTCCAGATCCGTGAGCCGTTCGGCCAGGGCGTTGTTCATGACGCTGCCCATGATCGCCACGCCCACGGTGCTGCCGATGCTGCGGAACAGCTGCAGAGCGGCGGTTGCCACACCCAGACTGCTGCGGTCGACGGCACTCTGCACGACGATGGTATAGATCGGGAACGAGACACCGATGCCGAGCCCCAGCACGACCATGTCGCGCACCAGCTCCAGCTTGGTCGTATCCACCGACAGCGTCGAGAATAGGTACATGCCGAAGACGGCGATGGCCAGGCCGATGATGGACGACACCTTGTACTTGCCGGTGCGGCTGATGATCTGGCCGACGATGGCGCTGGAGATGATGATGCCGACGCTGAGCGGCGCCAGAACCAGCCCTGAGTTCGTTGCGGAAAAGCCGACCACGCTCTGGGCGTAGAGTGGCACGAAGGCGATGGCCCCGAACATCCCGAACGAGGTCAGGAAGGTTACGATTACCGAGACGTTGACCCCCCGGTTCCTGAACAGCTCCAGCGGCAGCACCGGATCGGCCGCCCGGCTCTCGGCCAGTGCGAAAATCGCCAGCAGCACGGCCGTGGCCGTGAACAGTCCGATTATCTCGGTCGAGCCCCAGGCATACTGGCTGCCACCCCAGACGAACGCCAGCAGCAGGGTGACCAGCGCCGCCCCCAGGGTAGCCGCTCCCAGGTAGTCGATGGGATGCCGGTCGGCTTCAGGCTTGATCTTCGGCAGGGCCAGCATCAATACCGTCAACGCCAGGATGCCGAAAGGCACGTTTATATAGAAGATCCAGCGCCAGGTGAAACTGTCGGTCAGCCAGCCGCCGACCAGGGGGCCGATAACGCTGGCGATGCCGAAGACGCCGCCGATCAGCCCCTGCCAGCGTCCGCGCTCGGCGGGGGTGAAGAGATCGCCGATGACGGCGATGGCGTTGACCATGATCGCGCCGGCGCCGATCCCCTGGAAGGCCCGGAAGAGGATGAGCTGGGTCATCGACTGCGACTGGCCGCTCATCATCGAGCCGGCCATGAAGATGACGATGCCGATCACGAAGAATATCCGGCGACCGTAGATATCCGAAAGCTTGCCGTAGATGGGGATGGTGACCGTCGAGGCCAGCATGTAGGCGGAGAAGACCCAGCTTAGATGCTCCAGCCCCTGGAATTCCTGCACGATCTGGGGCATGGCCGTGGCGACGATGGTCTGGTCGAGAGCCGCCAGGAAGATCGCCAGCATCACGCCGATCATGGCGATGACCTTTGATTTATGGTGTGTGTCGGGTCCCGTATCCATGTTTGTCACGTCTTGTATCAAACTCCGATCGATCTTAAGTAAAGCAATCTGAGCAGTATACTTTTTAGGCTGGTATTTCGCCAGATTCATAGCAGCGTAAGTTTTATGGCCCGCCGCCGTCATATGAACATCCAGAAAACGGAGCCGGCTAAGTCGATTCCCCGGTTCCATCCCCAAGGAGGCTGATCTCGATGACGGCACTATTCAAAAACAGCATCATGATGGTATTGGCGGCAGGAATCCTTTTGATCTCGGCTGGTAGTGCGCTGGCAGCCCCGGGAGACGCTTACTATCCCGGACAGAATCTGCAGATAGATCCGGAGACTGCTGCGCAGCTCCAGGATATGATCGAGAGTGGGCAGCTCCAGCTGGCAGCTCCGGATGAAGACGAAGACTATATAGTACCGCCGGATGAGCCGGCTGATGATGGCCAGGTGCCGGAAGATGAGGATGAGGGTGTCGAGCCCGGCGAGCCCGGCGACGAGCCAGTTCCCGGCGATGATGAGCCTGGCTTCGACAATCCTGGTGATTCGGACAATCCGGATAATCCAGACAATCCTGGTAATCCTGATGTGTCCGGGACCCCTCCAGTAACCGACCAGCCGCCAGCGACTACTGGGACCCCCGGGGCTTCTTCGAAGCTGCCCAATACCGGCTCGCATCTGCTAATCCTCGCAGGCCTGGGGCTGGCCCTGGCAGGTGCGGCTGTGCTGGCTCGCAGGGTCGTGGCGCGGTGAACTACTGGCGATGCGGAAAAGACCGGCATGGTTTGCCGCTCCGCGCCGCCGTTTGAGAGGTTATCAATGCCCCTTGAAGAAGTTGTCCTTATCCATCACCCGCAAGGATTCTAGCAACTTCCATAAAGGGGCATTGATGCTATATTTCGTTCTCGGTTTTCAGATCTTTGTTATCGTCGCCGGAGTCGGCATCCACCTGATCGGCAACCCGGATGACCGCACCGGCGCCGGAGTCTTCAAGGATTTTGTCCCCTGGTTCATCGCCGCCGTGGTCGGCCTCGGGGGCGTCTGGGCTTTTATAGGGCATGCGTTTTTCGCTGACGAGACCGCTGAAATGATCGGCTGGCCGGCCGGCAATCCTTTCCAGTTCGAGGTAGCGGTGACGAATCTCTCCTATGGCGTGCTCGGCCTCCTGTGCCTGCATTACCATGGTAAGTTCTGGTGGGCGACCGTGATCGGTTACACAGTCTTCATGTGGGGCGCCGCCTATGGCCACATCTAC from Actinomycetota bacterium harbors:
- a CDS encoding dienelactone hydrolase family protein; this translates as MNAGPVILEGNLTIPVGAEGVVLFAHGSGSSRHSPRNRYVAEVLNQARLATLLIDLLTADEEQYDMRTAELRFDIPLLAGRLTFATDWLLENESTSSMKIGYFGASTGAAAALVASTERSEAVHAIVSRGGRPDMAGKALPLVQAPTLLIVGGDDTQVITLNETAYERLQSEKEMSIVPGATHLFSEPGTLEEVSRLAAEWFTRYLLHIT
- a CDS encoding MFS transporter is translated as MDTGPDTHHKSKVIAMIGVMLAIFLAALDQTIVATAMPQIVQEFQGLEHLSWVFSAYMLASTVTIPIYGKLSDIYGRRIFFVIGIVIFMAGSMMSGQSQSMTQLILFRAFQGIGAGAIMVNAIAVIGDLFTPAERGRWQGLIGGVFGIASVIGPLVGGWLTDSFTWRWIFYINVPFGILALTVLMLALPKIKPEADRHPIDYLGAATLGAALVTLLLAFVWGGSQYAWGSTEIIGLFTATAVLLAIFALAESRAADPVLPLELFRNRGVNVSVIVTFLTSFGMFGAIAFVPLYAQSVVGFSATNSGLVLAPLSVGIIISSAIVGQIISRTGKYKVSSIIGLAIAVFGMYLFSTLSVDTTKLELVRDMVVLGLGIGVSFPIYTIVVQSAVDRSSLGVATAALQLFRSIGSTVGVAIMGSVMNNALAERLTDLDSDPFVQTINRMNPAAAISGIDINTLQGFLSVSGQQRMAGLIGQVPAAQQTQLQQYYLVFIQTLKEALAVSIANVYMLGVFVVVAALVATFFLPVIDLHRARKRPPLQEAGVELEAEMAYAEPRDEPEL
- a CDS encoding LPXTG cell wall anchor domain-containing protein, giving the protein MTALFKNSIMMVLAAGILLISAGSALAAPGDAYYPGQNLQIDPETAAQLQDMIESGQLQLAAPDEDEDYIVPPDEPADDGQVPEDEDEGVEPGEPGDEPVPGDDEPGFDNPGDSDNPDNPDNPGNPDVSGTPPVTDQPPATTGTPGASSKLPNTGSHLLILAGLGLALAGAAVLARRVVAR